A segment of the Terriglobales bacterium genome:
CGACCATCGAGGCGGCGTCCTCCGGAGTGCGGATGTCGCCGTTGCCGACCACCGGGATGCCGACGGCGTGCTTGACGGAGGCGATCCACTCCCAGCGGGCGGTGCCGGTGTAGCCCTGCTCGCGGGTGCGGGCGTGCAGCGCGACGGCGTTCAGGCCGCAGTCCTCGGCCATGCGGGCGAGTTCAACGCACACGATCTCCTGATCGTTCCAGCCGGCGCGGAACTTCACCGTGAAAGGGATGCGGACGGCGGCACGCACGCGCTCGAAGATCTGGCGGATGCGCGGCAGGTCGCGCAGCAGGCCGGAGCCGCCGTTGCACTTCACGACTTTCTTCGCCGGGCAGCCCAGGTTGAGGTCCACCAGGTCGAAACCCAGGTCCTCGACCAGGCGGGCGGCATCGGCCATGACCTGGGGATCGCTGCCGAAAAGCTGCGCCGAGATGGGATGCTCGTCGTCGTAGAAGTGCAGGTAGCGACGCGCCTTCTTGTCTTTTGCGCGCAAAACGCCATCGGCGGAGGTGAACTCGGTCATGATGAGTCCGCAGCCGCCCAGGTTGCGGATGAAGCGTCGAAAGACAGTGTCGATAACGCCGGCCATAGGTGCGAGGAACGTCGCGGGGGCGATCTCGACCCGGCCGATGCGCACACACCCAGGCACAGCCGCCGCGACAGGCGCGGCAGCGGGCGAGGGCGGGCTGTCCCAGAGCTTCTGCACGAGGCTTTTATTTTA
Coding sequences within it:
- the dusB gene encoding tRNA dihydrouridine synthase DusB; the encoded protein is MQKLWDSPPSPAAAPVAAAVPGCVRIGRVEIAPATFLAPMAGVIDTVFRRFIRNLGGCGLIMTEFTSADGVLRAKDKKARRYLHFYDDEHPISAQLFGSDPQVMADAARLVEDLGFDLVDLNLGCPAKKVVKCNGGSGLLRDLPRIRQIFERVRAAVRIPFTVKFRAGWNDQEIVCVELARMAEDCGLNAVALHARTREQGYTGTARWEWIASVKHAVGIPVVGNGDIRTPEDAASMVARTGCDAVMIGRTAASNPWIFRQIAQYAATGAYEQPSDADRYQMIRTYFRMLIDEQMPGAEGKMKQFVSWFTHGVSGSSALRKAVYESRTEQQILERVEVFFESLLAQPTPSA